The sequence GCGACGTCGACATCATCGTGGCCGGGAGCGACGACGCCCTCATGATGGTGGAGGGCGGCTCGCTGGAGGTGGGCGAGGCCGACATCGCCGACGGGCTGGTGGTGGCCCACGCGGGGATCAGGGAGCTGGTGCAGATCCAGCGCGACGTGATGGCCGAGGCCGGCGTTCCCGAGCCGATGGCGTGGACGCCCAAGCAGGTCGACCCCGCCTTCCGCGCGCGGGTGGAGGCGATCGCCGCCGAGCGGGTGAAGCAGGCGCTGCGCATCGCCGACAAGAGCGAGCGCAACGAGGCCATGCGGCAGGTGAAGACGGACGTCGTCGAGCAGCTGCTGCCTGAGTTCGAGACGGCCGAGAAGGACGCGGGCGACGTGGTGAAGGACATCGAGAAGCGCGAGATGCGCGAGATGATCCTGGCCGAGGGGCGCCGCAGCGACGGGCGCGACACCGACACCGTGCGCCCGATCGACATCGAGGTCGGCGTCCTGCCGCGCACGCACGGCTCCGCGCTCTTCACCCGCGGGCAGACGCAGGCGCTGGGCACCGCCACGCTGGGCACGCAGGACGACGTGCAGGCGTACGACACCATCGACTACGCGCAGCAGCAGAACAAGTCGTTCATGCTGCACTACAACTTCCCGCCCTATTCGACGGGCGAGGTGCGCCCGGTGCGCGGCACCAGCCGCCGCGAGATCGGGCACGGCGCGCTGGCCGAGCGGGCGCTGGAGCCGCTGCTGCCGCCGTTCGAGGAGTTCCCGTACACGCTGCGCGTGGTGTCCGACATCCTGGAGTCCAACGGCAGCTCGTCGATGGCCTCCGTCTGCGCCGGCTCGCTGGCGCTGTTCGACGCGGGCGTGCCGATGCGCGCGCACGTGGCGGGCGTGGCCATGGGGCTGATCAAGGAGGGCGACCGCGTCGCGGTGCTCACCGACATCCTCGGCGCCGAGGACGCGCTGGGCGACATGGACTTCAAGGTGGCGGGAACGAAGGACGGGGTGACCTCGATCCAGATGGACATCAAGATCGAGGGGCTGACGGTGGAGATCATGCGCGAGGCGCTGGAGAAGGCGCACCGCGCGCGGCTGCACATCCTGGGGCTGATGGAGCAGGCGCTCCCCGAGCCGCGCAAGGAGCTGTCGCCCTACGCGCCGCGCATCATCACCATCAAGATCAACCCGTCGAAGATCGGCGAGGTGATCGGGCCCAAGGGGAAGACGATCCGCGGGATCCAGGAGGCCACCGGCGCCACCATCAACATCGACGACGACGGCACCGTCACCATCGCCTCGGTGAGCGGCGAGGGCGGCGAGATGGCGCGGCGGATGATCGCGGGGATGGTGGAGGAGCCCGAGGTGGGCCGCATCTACGAGGGCGTGGTGAAGAGCACCACCGCGTTCGGCGCCTTCGTGGAGATCACCCCGGGGACCGAGGGGCTGCTGCACATCTCCGAGATCCAGGACGGCCGGGTCGACAAGACCGAGGACGTGGTGAAGAAGGGCGACACCGTGCAGGTGAAGCTCCTCTCCATCGACGAGAAGGGCCGCCTGCGGCTTTCCCGCAAGGCCGCGCTGAAGGAGCTGGCGGAGCGCGGCCAGGCCGCGGACTGACCTCCGCCGGTCTCCCGGCTCGCTCGACGGCGAAGCCCCTCTCCCGCAGGCGCGGGGGAGGGGCTTCGTCCATCGCCGCGCCGCGCGCCGCACGGCGTGGTTTGTTTCCAGGCCGCTTGCCAGCACCGGCGCGACGGCGCAACTTGCAAGTTCGCGCGAACTCATCGCGCGGCCTTCCGATCGTCCCTTCCCATCCATGCGCCGCACCGCTTCATCCCTCCTCGTGCAAGCCGTTGCCGCCTGCCTCGTTACCGGCGGCGTGGGGGTCGCGTTGTTCGATCGGCCGCGCGCCGGCACCGCGTCCGAGACGTCGCTGTACGCCGCGCTGGAAGCCTTGGGGCCGTTGCGCACCCTCACGGTGCGGACCTCGGTCGACGTGGCGTACCGGCCCTGCGGCGGATCGCCATTGCCGTTCGCCAGCGAGATCATCCGCCCCCGGTGCGCGGGACCGGAGCGCGCGCCCGATGCCGGCCGCCGCATCAGGAGGGAAGCCGCCCGGCGCATGGCGGCCGGGTTCGACCCCGACGCGATCCACGCGTCCGCGCTGCTGGAGGTTCAGCTCCGGCCGGAGCCGGCCACGCTGGTGCGCTCCATCGCGCTACTCCATTCTCTCCTGGACGCGCCCGGAGACTCGGTGGCGGTGATGGTGGACCTTTCCGCCGAGTACCTGCTGCTGGGCGCCGGCGAGCCGTCGCTGGAGGCGGTGCTCCATTCGCTCGAGTGGAGCGATCGAGCCCTGGACGCACGGCCGCGGGACCCGGCCGCGCTGTTCAACCGGGCGCTGGCCCTCACCGCGCTCGGGGCCGACGGACAGGCCGGAGCCGCGTGGCGCGCTTACCTGGCCGTGGACCGTTGGTCGGGGTGGTCCGCGGAGGCGTCGGACTACCTTTCCGCGCTTGCACCGCCGCCCCCGGCCGTGGTGCCCGGTGCCGGGGCATCGGCGGGAGCGCTGGCCGCGTTTGCACGCCGGTACCCGCAGGAGGCGCTGGCCTCGGGATGGGAGGAGGTTCTCCCCGCCTGGGGACGAGCGGTGATGGGAGGCGACACGGCGACGGCCGCGGAGCGGCTGCGGCGAGCCGCGGCGCTGGGCCAAGCGCTGGCGCTGCAGGGCGGCGACCGTTCGCTCTTCGACCAGGTGCGGCTGATCCGCGGGCTCGCCGCGGACGCCCCGGAGCTGCTCGCCGTTGCGGCCGACGCCGACCGGTACGGCCGGGCCCGCGAGGCATCGCGGACGGCGAGCTTCGCCCGGCCCGATTCCCTGTACGCCGCCATCGTGCCGCGCGCGGCGCACGCGCCGCTCGATCTCTGGACGGACGTGGGGCGCGCCGCATCGAGGCTGAACCTCGGTGATTCTCTTACGGCGGAACGCTTTCTGGACCGTGCCGCGGTGGGGGCGGAAGCGCACCGGTACCTTTCGCTGGCGGCGCGGGCCTGGTGGGTGCGCGGCACCCTGCTGCAGCGCGTGGGCCGTCCCGGAGAAGCCCCGCGCGCCTACGTGGCGGCGGAGTCGCTGTACGCCCGGCTGGGCGAGCGCGCGAACCGCGGGATCATGCAGTCGATGGTCTACGACGCGCTTCACTCTGCGGGGAACCCATCCGCGGGATACCCCTGGCTGTACCGCGCGGCGCACACGCTGCGTTCCTTCGGGTTCACCGCTGGGCGCCACAGCGCGATGAATGGGCTGGCCCAGGCCGCATGGGGCGAGCGTCTGCCCCGCGCGGCGCGCGACCTGACGGAAGAGGACGTGGCGGTGGCCACGGCGATGGGAATTCCCGCCTTCGTGACCGAGGCGCGCACCAATCGCGCCCTGCTCCGTGCGCGGCTCGGAGACGCGCAGGGCGCGCTTCGCGAGCTGGCAGAGGTGGCGCCGCTGCTGGTGAGGTGCGATACGGCAACGCGCCGCTTCCTGGAGGCGGCCGCGGCCTACGCGCGCGGAATGGCGCTGCTGGACCACCAGCCGCGCGCTGCGGCGGGTGAATTCGAGAAGCTGCTCGCGTTCTCGGGACGCGCGCAGGAGCTCTGGCGCACGCGCGGGTTCGCCGGACGCGCACGCGCGCGCTTGGCCGGCGGCGACGTGCGCGGCGGGAGCGCCGACCTGGACCGCGTCTTCGCCGCGCTCAAGCGTGCGCGCATGCGGAAGGCCGGTGCCTGGCCTCGCGAGGTGGACGGCGACGTGCGCGCCACCCTGCTGCGCCTGGTGGCGGCACTGGCGGGGCGGGGGGAAATGCGCACCGCGCTGGCCTACCTCGAGCGCGGCAGCGCGGCGCTGGCCTCGTTCCCGCTCCCGGTTTCGCACGGCGTGCTCCCGGTACCCCCGGGACGCGTGGTGCTTCGTCCGCTGCTCGTGGGCGACACCCTGTTCCTGTGGACGCTCCGCGGCTCCGAGGTGAACCTGGCGCGAACGGGGGTGGCGCCCAGCGAACTCGCCGCGGTCGGACGCGCCGCGGCGGCCCTGCGCGGCGGCGCCGACACGCAGGCGTGGGCAGAGCTGGCGCGCCTGTACGACCTGCTGATCCGGCCCGTCGAGCGGCAGGTGGCGGCGGCGGACGAAGTGGTGGTGGTGGCCGATGCGGAGCTCGCCGTCGTTCCCTTCCCGGCGCTGCTGAACCGGCAGACCCGCGCTCCGCTCGTGGCCGCGCATC comes from Longimicrobium sp. and encodes:
- a CDS encoding polyribonucleotide nucleotidyltransferase encodes the protein MAKLVRQFAGRPLTIETGKMARQADGSCTVMFGETMVLCAATAQDNATHLPFFPLTVEYRERTYAAGKFPGGFIKREGRPSDKEILSARLVDRPLRPLFPDGFANETQIFVTVVSADQENDADVLGITGASLALMLSRIPFAGPIAAVRVGRIQGQWVLNPTFQQLEYSDVDIIVAGSDDALMMVEGGSLEVGEADIADGLVVAHAGIRELVQIQRDVMAEAGVPEPMAWTPKQVDPAFRARVEAIAAERVKQALRIADKSERNEAMRQVKTDVVEQLLPEFETAEKDAGDVVKDIEKREMREMILAEGRRSDGRDTDTVRPIDIEVGVLPRTHGSALFTRGQTQALGTATLGTQDDVQAYDTIDYAQQQNKSFMLHYNFPPYSTGEVRPVRGTSRREIGHGALAERALEPLLPPFEEFPYTLRVVSDILESNGSSSMASVCAGSLALFDAGVPMRAHVAGVAMGLIKEGDRVAVLTDILGAEDALGDMDFKVAGTKDGVTSIQMDIKIEGLTVEIMREALEKAHRARLHILGLMEQALPEPRKELSPYAPRIITIKINPSKIGEVIGPKGKTIRGIQEATGATINIDDDGTVTIASVSGEGGEMARRMIAGMVEEPEVGRIYEGVVKSTTAFGAFVEITPGTEGLLHISEIQDGRVDKTEDVVKKGDTVQVKLLSIDEKGRLRLSRKAALKELAERGQAAD
- a CDS encoding CHAT domain-containing protein, yielding MQAVAACLVTGGVGVALFDRPRAGTASETSLYAALEALGPLRTLTVRTSVDVAYRPCGGSPLPFASEIIRPRCAGPERAPDAGRRIRREAARRMAAGFDPDAIHASALLEVQLRPEPATLVRSIALLHSLLDAPGDSVAVMVDLSAEYLLLGAGEPSLEAVLHSLEWSDRALDARPRDPAALFNRALALTALGADGQAGAAWRAYLAVDRWSGWSAEASDYLSALAPPPPAVVPGAGASAGALAAFARRYPQEALASGWEEVLPAWGRAVMGGDTATAAERLRRAAALGQALALQGGDRSLFDQVRLIRGLAADAPELLAVAADADRYGRAREASRTASFARPDSLYAAIVPRAAHAPLDLWTDVGRAASRLNLGDSLTAERFLDRAAVGAEAHRYLSLAARAWWVRGTLLQRVGRPGEAPRAYVAAESLYARLGERANRGIMQSMVYDALHSAGNPSAGYPWLYRAAHTLRSFGFTAGRHSAMNGLAQAAWGERLPRAARDLTEEDVAVATAMGIPAFVTEARTNRALLRARLGDAQGALRELAEVAPLLVRCDTATRRFLEAAAAYARGMALLDHQPRAAAGEFEKLLAFSGRAQELWRTRGFAGRARARLAGGDVRGGSADLDRVFAALKRARMRKAGAWPREVDGDVRATLLRLVAALAGRGEMRTALAYLERGSAALASFPLPVSHGVLPVPPGRVVLRPLLVGDTLFLWTLRGSEVNLARTGVAPSELAAVGRAAAALRGGADTQAWAELARLYDLLIRPVERQVAAADEVVVVADAELAVVPFPALLNRQTRAPLVAAHPVWRAPSVAAAMRPAGASQPPGRGTFVAPGFSRALNPALEDLPAARSEVAEVSQGYRATVLAGAAAAPAAMETALQNAPLVHFAGHAVSDNLHPERSYLVMSPGPGAPDGRLAAVRIESLDLSRLQLAVLSACSTLGGDSRAAGFAGISGAILGAGGRGVVGTLWPVDDRATRHLTRAFHRAYLRTGNAPRALREAQLEMMAPGGALPASPATWAAFEYVGS